In one Candidatus Polarisedimenticolaceae bacterium genomic region, the following are encoded:
- a CDS encoding right-handed parallel beta-helix repeat-containing protein: MAISCIMAAAIPAWGQVTVWVDDCAGNGTGTQGNPYCKIQTAICAIKATGGTINVMPGTYHECLRFPANVSVISTDGPAVTVLDASGKAGVSTDFCTIGTEIPYAAVYFPSAAGSTSRIEGIHIQGGGGVDQTCSGTCASKIGGGILVYGSSPTITRNEIVGNTISSPTYNMFYGGGIYINGNDPNAPPRPTITSNLIQGNAADPPAGTSHAMSEGDGGGIYVGFNSAPIITANTIKTNKAGNPATLNQYGAGGGIAMYSRVTVQDTRINRNSISDNNAADYGAGIAFGEYDGVSPVAGSRGTVDSNLFFINGGVDGGAAGFTTSFVKFYNNTIENNNASLHGGGVYFSPVSNAGQVADFQNNLITNNQATGSGLGGGIYVDSAGVPVVKFNDFRGNTPTDIAGAKTDADYIGVNGNVSVDPLYVNRAATPPDLHLQAASPVLEAGTNTVIGAGWLDFDGGPRIEDADYSGTATVDLGAFEFHPDFDGDGIPDYLDPDDDNDGVPDVSDCAPLDKAISQQPAKVDNGLRIGKSGSVATVKWHHAFQAPAYNVYRGSFGGGVPFSYNETCFDTENIARTIADGAVPAPGNGFYYIVSSRNVCGESAADTNGQDVDHTPSPTCSTANRNSDGDTPRDLGDNCPATTNATQGDVDADSVGDACDNCPSLANVDQADIDGDTVGDACDCAPSDPNVTAPPGEVFGVVVAQGAQTTVSWSVPQGGASTYDIAGGSISLMRMSRSVVDATCLGNDVGVPAWSDPRPDPPPEDGFYYLIRASSICGVSTYGTDSNGVDRTPGAPCP; this comes from the coding sequence GTGGCCATCTCTTGCATCATGGCCGCCGCTATTCCGGCATGGGGACAAGTCACGGTCTGGGTCGATGATTGCGCCGGGAACGGCACCGGGACCCAAGGAAACCCGTACTGCAAGATTCAGACGGCGATCTGCGCGATCAAGGCGACCGGCGGCACGATCAACGTCATGCCGGGCACGTATCACGAGTGCCTGAGGTTTCCTGCCAACGTCTCGGTCATCTCCACCGACGGCCCGGCCGTCACCGTCCTCGACGCGTCGGGCAAGGCCGGGGTCAGCACTGACTTCTGCACGATCGGGACGGAAATCCCTTACGCCGCGGTCTACTTCCCGTCCGCGGCGGGTTCGACCAGCCGGATCGAAGGCATCCATATCCAGGGTGGTGGCGGCGTCGATCAGACCTGCAGCGGAACCTGCGCGTCGAAGATCGGCGGCGGCATCCTCGTCTACGGCTCCTCTCCGACGATCACGCGCAACGAGATCGTCGGCAACACGATCAGCAGTCCGACCTACAACATGTTCTACGGCGGCGGCATCTACATCAACGGCAACGATCCCAACGCTCCGCCGCGGCCGACCATCACGAGCAATCTCATCCAAGGAAACGCGGCCGACCCCCCGGCGGGCACGAGCCACGCGATGTCGGAAGGGGACGGCGGCGGCATCTACGTAGGGTTCAACTCGGCGCCGATCATCACCGCGAATACGATCAAGACGAACAAGGCGGGAAACCCGGCGACCCTCAACCAGTACGGCGCCGGCGGCGGAATCGCGATGTACAGCCGCGTCACGGTTCAGGACACGCGGATCAACCGTAATTCGATCAGCGACAACAACGCCGCGGACTACGGTGCGGGGATCGCCTTCGGCGAGTACGACGGCGTCTCACCGGTCGCCGGATCGCGAGGGACGGTCGACAGCAACCTCTTCTTCATTAACGGAGGGGTGGACGGCGGCGCCGCCGGGTTCACGACGTCGTTCGTCAAGTTCTACAACAACACGATCGAGAACAACAACGCCTCGCTCCATGGCGGCGGCGTGTATTTTTCGCCGGTCTCCAATGCCGGGCAGGTCGCCGACTTTCAAAACAATCTGATCACCAACAATCAGGCGACCGGAAGCGGTCTCGGCGGCGGGATCTACGTCGACAGCGCCGGCGTTCCCGTCGTGAAGTTCAACGACTTCCGTGGGAACACGCCGACGGACATCGCAGGGGCGAAGACCGACGCCGACTACATCGGCGTCAACGGCAACGTCTCGGTCGATCCGCTCTACGTGAACCGCGCGGCGACGCCGCCCGACCTGCATCTTCAAGCGGCGAGCCCCGTCCTGGAGGCCGGAACGAACACGGTCATCGGAGCCGGATGGCTCGACTTCGACGGCGGACCGCGCATCGAGGACGCCGACTACAGCGGGACCGCGACGGTCGACTTGGGTGCGTTCGAGTTTCACCCTGATTTCGACGGCGACGGCATCCCCGATTACCTCGACCCGGACGACGACAACGACGGCGTACCCGATGTCTCCGATTGCGCGCCGCTCGACAAGGCGATCTCTCAGCAGCCCGCGAAAGTCGACAATGGTCTTCGCATCGGCAAATCGGGAAGCGTCGCGACGGTGAAGTGGCATCACGCGTTCCAAGCGCCGGCGTACAACGTCTACCGAGGATCGTTCGGCGGAGGTGTCCCGTTCTCCTACAACGAGACCTGTTTCGACACGGAGAACATCGCGCGCACGATCGCCGACGGCGCGGTGCCGGCGCCGGGAAACGGCTTCTACTACATCGTCTCGAGCCGGAACGTGTGCGGGGAGTCGGCGGCGGACACGAACGGTCAAGACGTCGATCACACGCCGTCGCCGACCTGCTCGACCGCCAACCGCAACAGCGACGGCGACACACCGCGCGACCTCGGCGACAACTGCCCGGCGACGACGAACGCGACCCAGGGCGACGTCGACGCCGACTCCGTGGGCGACGCCTGCGACAACTGCCCGAGCCTCGCCAACGTCGATCAGGCCGACATCGACGGCGACACCGTGGGCGACGCTTGCGACTGCGCGCCGTCCGACCCGAACGTGACGGCGCCTCCCGGGGAAGTTTTCGGAGTCGTCGTCGCGCAAGGCGCCCAGACCACGGTCTCCTGGAGCGTGCCGCAGGGTGGCGCCTCGACCTACGACATCGCCGGCGGCTCCATCTCGCTCATGCGAATGAGCCGATCCGTGGTGGATGCGACATGTCTCGGCAACGACGTCGGGGTGCCCGCGTGGAGCGATCCGAGGCCGGATCCCCCTCCCGAAGACGGCTTTTACTATCTCATCCGCGCTTCGAGCATTTGCGGGGTCTCGACCTACGGCACCGACAGCAACGGCGTGGACCGGACGCCCGGGGCC